Genomic window (Methanococcus voltae):
TATTTTTTACGTTTTATATCTTGAATTTTTTTAAATAACCTATCATCTAACCATTCATTATTAATGTATTTTTCATACACGGGCAACCTTTCAACTAATTTATAACCCAATTCTCTGCTAAACATTTCTAATTCTTCAATTTCTGGCCAAGGGGCTTCTGGATTAACAAAATCTTTAGTAATCGGTGAAACACCGCCCCAATCGTCAATACCTGCGAGTAATAACAACTGTCCAGTTTCTTTGTTTAAATTTGGAGGGACTTGAACAGATATATCCTTTAAAATCATTCGAGATAATATTATGGTCTTTAAAATTTCTATAGGGGTAGGTTCAGGGTAATTTTCCATAGGAATTCCTTTTTTAGCCCTAAAGTTTTGAATTATTACCTCTTGAATGTTTCCATATTTTTCATTTATCCGGTTAATCTCAAAAATTGAATTAATCAATTCTTCTTTAGTTTCTCCGATACCAATTAAAATGCCTGTTGTAAATGGTATTTTTAATTTTCCTGCGTTTTCCATCATTTCGATACGTGTTTTAGGCAACTTTCCGATACTATCTTTATGTGCAATTGTTTTGCAAAGTCTACTACTTGAAT
Coding sequences:
- the cofG gene encoding 7,8-didemethyl-8-hydroxy-5-deazariboflavin synthase subunit CofG; this encodes MINHENALNLLNSTSTTEILENLLNLSKLDDTNNGNKGNKGNSKTITYSKNAFIPVCTWCRNICGYCTFREENYTLLTKEQMKETLREADKYNCHEALFTFGENVDENPKIMEELNKMGYNNIIEYLYDIEEWCLNNTDLLPHTNCGILTYEELKTLREVNASMGLMLENSSSRLCKTIAHKDSIGKLPKTRIEMMENAGKLKIPFTTGILIGIGETKEELINSIFEINRINEKYGNIQEVIIQNFRAKKGIPMENYPEPTPIEILKTIILSRMILKDISVQVPPNLNKETGQLLLLAGIDDWGGVSPITKDFVNPEAPWPEIEELEMFSRELGYKLVERLPVYEKYINNEWLDDRLFKKIQDIKRKK